The following nucleotide sequence is from Achromobacter spanius.
AAACTCTCTTCGCCCCGACACAACCACGGAGATGCACAGAATCAAGATGGCCGTCGAGTACCAGAAGATGATGAGTAGACGCTCCAATCCGGCCTGAGCCCGCTCGGGCCACATTCCCGAATTCATCACGAATCCCATCAGAGCCGTGGAAACTAGCATTGAGAAAAATACGAAGGCATCTCTCTTCGATCCGCGAATTCCGGCGTTCACGCATCCCGCAACTGACACGCCTACGAGCAAGCAGAGAGCCAGAACTGTCGAATGTTGAATCATTCGTCCACCTGAAGTGAATTGAGGGGTGCGGGGAAATCCGGAACGGGATCTCCGATTGATGCGTTCCAAGACCACCAGCCGTCTTTGCCGTATGTCTCGTCGTAATGAGCGCCCTTCTCCTCCTTGCGCGCCAAGTATTCGGGAGTGCTCATGCCCCATACCTCTAACGGCGCTGGCGTGCGCATGTCGCGCAACCAAAAATCCGGAAAAGCTGCGTCCTCGCCAGCATCAAACCTCAGCGGCTTTTCAAACCGGCGCTTTTCAGCCACGAGCTTGTCAGCGACGAGACCCTCGAAGCCCGAATCGACCGGGATCCAGTCCCGCGTGGTTTGCATGAGAGCGATATCGACGACCTGTGCGCGCATGCTCCCGCCAGAAGACTTGGGCGGATCGGTTTGTACGACAGCGATGACGATATTTCCTGCCCGCCAAGAGTCGATTTCTCGGCCAAAGCGGCGTTCCAAAGGTTCCCAGACGTTCTCGTCGAGATTTAAGTGTGGGATGCCATGAAACCCGGCGATAGGCAGCGTCGCGCTGCCATCCATTCCTTCATGGTGCTGTGCGAGAGGTGCAATCACAACCAAGCGGCGCCTTTGAGTGATCGCTTCCAATGCCTTGGCCTTGTTGTGTCCCGCTTGCTGCCCGTTCGCGGTCGGCGTGGCGATCACGAGGTTTTGAGCCAGTCGAACACGTCCCGCATAGGTGGTCATTGCCGAGCGCATCAAGTGGTAATGCACCACCCCTAGATTGCGCTTTCCTTCCATGCCTGGTGACCATGCGTGCAGTCCAGCCTGCGTCCAAAGAAAATGGAGAAGACCGAGCAGTGTCATGCTGGCTTGACCGGTTCGCGGGCGCGTTGCAGGCATCGACGGCGCGGCGGCGGACGAGGCGTCCCCTTCTTCTGGGGCGGCTGTTGCACGCTGTTGAAGCCCAACCTTCAGCTTAATCTTGACCGCGCCGTCGTCGAGTTCCTGCACCACGCCGCGTCGGTACGCACCAAGACCGGACATGCTCGGATCCACGCCGTAATAAACGCAGTCTTCGCTGTGCTCCGATCCTGTCTCGGGGAAGCGGGCGAGGTGGAAGCGGTCGGAATTGGCGCGGCTGTGGATCGAGAGGCGTTTTTCACCTGCGCCGGAACACGTGCAGCGTACGTCTGCCTTGCCATGCGCCATCAACAGTACGCGTTTCCAGCCGTCCTTGAACTGATCAGCCATTTGGAACTCCGACGAGTACGGTCGGGTCATTCCGGCTAGCGTAACCTCCACGGTATATATCTTTCGATCCATCAGTCGCCTCCGGCCTGCATCACCGCGTGCAGGATAAGGACGGGAACCCCTATGATGATGGGGACGCGCATAACGGCCACAGCGATCTGTTGATAGATGTTCAATTCGCTGAAGGAGCCGTAAGAAAAGTACAGGGAGACGTTAGCGACAAGGAAAATCACTAGACCCGCCACCCCGCTGACGCCCAGCCAGAACAAGACCGCTGCCTTACGCTTTGATGCGTCAGGGGCTATTGGCGGCTCTCTTTCCCTCATGCCATAACTGACCAGCCCGGCCCAAGCAGCGCATGCGACGCCGATTAGTCCTACTGAGACAGCTCCCCAGAGCCGCCCGCCCAGGGAAACCAGCCACAGAACATTTGCCCATTCTTCAATTAGCTTTCCAACCGTGGCCAGGACCACGACGATCAAGGCCAGCCCTATTGCGACCTTTATCGCGGACGAAGCCATTAACGTGCTGTTTGGGTTTCGATGAGTCGGATGTTTTTTGTGCAAGATGTACTCCGTTTTTCGGACTGCCAGCCTTTCGCTTTAGATCAACGCCGTACTCAGCTTTGAGAGCTCCGAGGCACGAACGTAGATAGCTCTCTTGCCGCCGCGCAATCCTGCGACCGTCGACATCAACGCGAGGGCAACAAGAAGTTGCGCATCCAGCAGGATGGCCATAAACGCCTCCTGGAACGCTTCGACGATTGGTACTTCATGGCTGTGCGCATGCCAGATAGCTGTGCCGAGGATGGTCAGGGCCACAAAGTGCGCAGCGGCATTCTTCGTTAAGGCCATCAGCCATCGTCGGTTGGTTGCGCGGCTCCCATCAGCCTGGCTACAAAATTGATACTTGCTGTTGAACTCGCGCTTTCTTTGAAGAGCGTTCATTTGTGTATAGATCTCCGTGAGATGGAGCCATGTGCCATCCGAATCGGAGCGCTCGATTTTCGAAGTGTTTAGCAGCTAAACACCGGGAAAAATCCTGATGAACGCCGATTCGGATGCCGCCGCCGAGATACCACAACGTTGGCGGCTTCCTGCCGACTTGCACGGCACAGGCAAGTTGAGACCCTGCCCGGTGTTCGCCCAACACGTTATTCGCCACGTGGGGCATGTCTTACTTAGGCGCTCGTCTGAATGCCCGACCTCGCTTTCGCGGTCAGTCGGTCCACTTCAGCAGGGATGGAAAGCAACTCCATTCACTGCACGAGATCAATGCGCCCGCCAGGCTCTGCACCTGGCCGGATTTGTACGTCAGCGCTGTCGCTAACGAGCTTCACGGGCCTCGTCTGGCGCATTGAATCTTGCCGCTTCTTTAATGCCCGGGGCCAAGCTTTCGCTCGCGGCAATCTCCCCTACCGCAGCGCTCAATTAGCCGCTGCGGGGCGTTTACTTGTTTCGTCGTGTTAAAGAGCGTGTGAAAAGCACTGTACTCTTTAGTACATATCTGGTCAATACCTTTTAGTACATATTTCGGAAAGTCTCCGATAATCGAGCTTTTTTTATTTATTGATACACTGAGAAACAATACTGATACACATCGCGACTGCCCCTAGAAAGTGGGAAGTCTTAGCCGCCAGCCGAGGGCGCGGACCATACCAATCGCAGGTGCAAGCGTTTGGCGGACGCGTGTGTCCGGCCAACGCTGCACGCATGACTGCTCATGCGAGGATTAGGCCGTTCTTTTTTTCTGGATTGCGCCCGCGATGAATTCCGACACTCGAACGTCTAATTCGTGTCGCTTCTCGGGGCTTAGATGCAGGAAATCGTCGTAAGACGCCAGCCGAAAGGGCCATTCGGTGTGGGGCGACGATGGTGTACGGCTAGGCGGCGTCGCTACCGGCGTGCCTTCCCTCTTCATCACGCCCTCTAGATAGCGCAGTGGCATGCCCACAGTCGCTTCTAGGTTCCTGGCGCGCCGGGAGCCAAAGCTCTTCGTACGCAGTAACTGGGAGATTTCGCTCTCATTGAGATTGTGAGCGATGCAAAACGCGCGCGTGTTCGCATGGTGCGCAGATATCCACGCACGTAACTGGTCCCGGCGGACCTGCATCTCCTGCGCAGCGGCGTCCATGGGCCGGATTCTGCATGACTGGACATCGCTTTACCAAAAAGTACAAGACATATGTGCCAAAAAAATGTACTCTTTAGTACATATGAATGCCGCTAAACGATACCCCCGCATTGAATCCCTGATCAAGTGGCTGAAGGTAACGCCTGTTGCCGAGGCTCGCGCGCAGTGCCTTGCTCAGCACACCACGTGGGAATACCTACGCCAAATCGCATATGGCTACAAGCTCGTCGGCCCTCGCAGAGGCGTGGCCATCGAACGGGCTACGGGCGTCCCTCGTCGCGAGTTGCGCCCTCATGATTATTGGCTTGCCTGGCCTGATCTCCCCGAGCCCTCGGATCAAGAACACACTGGCGAAGCCGAGTTGAAGCGCTTTCCCTAATTCAATGTTTAGCGGCTAAACACATCGCCGCTTTAGCCGCTAAACGCCCGCACCTCAATGCAAAAGAGGAATGCTTATGGAAATGAAAATTCTCGCAGTCGCACAAGGAAAGGGCGGTGTTGGCAAGACCACGACCGCCGTCAACACCTCATTTGAAGCAGCCGAAGCAGAGGCTAGGGTCTTGGTTGTCGATTTGGATTCTGGCGACCTCTCCAAGACCCTGGCTCGGTTCAAGCTGGACATCCCTGCAAGCGCACTCTTTCTCGACAGTCCGCCGGTAGTGCCTACTCACGAATCGAACATCTCCTTGATCGCAGCGGATCAGTTGCTTGCGAACTTGATCTACATGCCGCTTGAAACCGCGCTAAGAAATTTCCGGGTAAATCTGTCGGCCTTCGCTGAAAAGGGCTATGACCTCTGCGTGATTGATACAGCGCCGGGCGTAAGTATCGCCTTGGCAGCAGCGCTCCACGCTGCCGATGCGGTCATATCCCCTGTGGAAATGGAGGAGTACAGCATCGAAGGGATCAAGAAGATGATGCGCGTGATACTCAATGCTCGGCAGCGCAATCCTAAGCTGCAATTTCTTGGGCTACTTCCCAGCATGGTGGACCGGCGGAATCCGCGTCAGGTGCGACATCTGGAAGAAGTGCGCGCTGCACACGAGAAGCTGCTTGCTCCCGTCACCATCGGCCTGCGCAGCAGTGTCGCCGAGGCGCTGGGTATGGGTGAGCCCGTCTGGAAAAGCAAGAAGACTTCGGCGCGTGCGGCCGGCGCTGAAATGCGCGCCCTGGGCCAGTACATCCGCACCAAGATGGGAGTAAAGGCATGATGGATCTAAAAGGACTGGGAGACTTGGCGTCCATCTTGGATATGCCGTCCACTACAACCGGTGAACCGATGATGATCGATATCGACCTCATCGACGAAGATTGCAACGTTCGCTCAGAAGGCAATCCGGGGTTCAGCGAGGAAAGTATTGGCGAACTGCGAGCCTCTCTTCGCACGGATGGGATGGAAAGCCCGATTTCCCTTTATCCCAACCCTGATCGACCTGGTCGCTTCATTATCAACTTTGGTCACCGGCGATTTCGGGCCGCAAAGGCTGAGGGTTGGCGCGAAGTGCCAGGCTTCCTGACGCTTAAGAAAATCAGCCGCCGTGCCCAAGCCGCGGAGAACATCCAACGGGAAAACCTAACTGCCCATGAGATCGCCCTCTATATCCGGGACGAACTGGCAGATGGGCAGAGCCAGACCGCCATCGCTGAGAGTCTTGGTAAGTCCAAGGCATGGGTAACCCAGCACGCCAAACTACTGGACCTGCCGGACCCAGTAGCAGGTGCCGTGGCCTCCGGCAAGGTCACGGACGTAACGTTGGCAAATGAACTCGCGGTCGCGCACAGGGAGGATCCGAAAGCAGTCGAGGACCTGTTGAAAGCGCCAGAACAAAAGCCCACGCGCGCCGCCGTTAAAGCCATCCGGCAAGGTAGCAAGCCGAAGGTCCAATCGGCCGAGCCCAAGGGCCCTACGCAAACCGAAGATCCCTGCGATGATCGGCACGCTGGCCAGCAAGCAGAGCAGGGCGTGGCGATCACGTTTGTTGCGGACACGAATGGCATCCGCTTTCGACGTGAAGTCCCCGATGAGGTGAAAGCCGAATTTCAACGCCGGCGAGAGCAGCTTGCGCAGGAGCAACGCGACAGCGCCAACCCCACGCTGCGCCGGGCCGGTATGGACGCCTTGAATCGCCTCATCGAAATTGCTCGACGGGACACCGGCCAGAGCAAGCGTGTCGCGGACTTTCTGCTTGCCTGGTGGAACGCCACCAGCTGCCGTGGCTTCGACCTGACAGACCTATGGAACGTAGATAAGGAGATCTACGACGACATGCTGGGGGTCATCAACCTGATCCGCCATACTCGGTCCTATCCAGATAGTCTGAGCACGCCTGTGCACGAAGCGTTCAAGGAACTGGTCAAACTCTGGCGGCCGCACCTCGATCAGGACTGATCCGCAGATACGGTGTTTAGCAGCTAAACGTAGGA
It contains:
- a CDS encoding DUF1173 family protein; the protein is MADQFKDGWKRVLLMAHGKADVRCTCSGAGEKRLSIHSRANSDRFHLARFPETGSEHSEDCVYYGVDPSMSGLGAYRRGVVQELDDGAVKIKLKVGLQQRATAAPEEGDASSAAAPSMPATRPRTGQASMTLLGLLHFLWTQAGLHAWSPGMEGKRNLGVVHYHLMRSAMTTYAGRVRLAQNLVIATPTANGQQAGHNKAKALEAITQRRRLVVIAPLAQHHEGMDGSATLPIAGFHGIPHLNLDENVWEPLERRFGREIDSWRAGNIVIAVVQTDPPKSSGGSMRAQVVDIALMQTTRDWIPVDSGFEGLVADKLVAEKRRFEKPLRFDAGEDAAFPDFWLRDMRTPAPLEVWGMSTPEYLARKEEKGAHYDETYGKDGWWSWNASIGDPVPDFPAPLNSLQVDE
- a CDS encoding ParA family protein: MEMKILAVAQGKGGVGKTTTAVNTSFEAAEAEARVLVVDLDSGDLSKTLARFKLDIPASALFLDSPPVVPTHESNISLIAADQLLANLIYMPLETALRNFRVNLSAFAEKGYDLCVIDTAPGVSIALAAALHAADAVISPVEMEEYSIEGIKKMMRVILNARQRNPKLQFLGLLPSMVDRRNPRQVRHLEEVRAAHEKLLAPVTIGLRSSVAEALGMGEPVWKSKKTSARAAGAEMRALGQYIRTKMGVKA
- a CDS encoding DUF7673 family protein, with the translated sequence MMDLKGLGDLASILDMPSTTTGEPMMIDIDLIDEDCNVRSEGNPGFSEESIGELRASLRTDGMESPISLYPNPDRPGRFIINFGHRRFRAAKAEGWREVPGFLTLKKISRRAQAAENIQRENLTAHEIALYIRDELADGQSQTAIAESLGKSKAWVTQHAKLLDLPDPVAGAVASGKVTDVTLANELAVAHREDPKAVEDLLKAPEQKPTRAAVKAIRQGSKPKVQSAEPKGPTQTEDPCDDRHAGQQAEQGVAITFVADTNGIRFRREVPDEVKAEFQRRREQLAQEQRDSANPTLRRAGMDALNRLIEIARRDTGQSKRVADFLLAWWNATSCRGFDLTDLWNVDKEIYDDMLGVINLIRHTRSYPDSLSTPVHEAFKELVKLWRPHLDQD